Proteins from a single region of Candidatus Methanomethylicota archaeon:
- the tadA gene encoding Flp pilus assembly complex ATPase component TadA, which produces FIRPGLKIVTVEDTPELNLPHENWVQLTVRPVYAVGVTLTEIKLYDLVKLALRYRPDYLIVGEIRGEEAFVLFQAMATGHGGLSTIHAESLDYAIKRIISPPMNIAPTYVKLMNIFLHIDRVAMEGVGRTVRRVRVVQEIEDYEKYRTISTWSPEKDEHVVNLENSWLIRDVSAKTGKSVEELMEEIERRSMILRWLRMKGVYDFMEVSRYIFRYHYNPKELYNEALTEIGSLR; this is translated from the coding sequence TATTCATAAGGCCTGGATTGAAAATTGTTACTGTTGAGGATACGCCTGAACTTAACTTGCCACATGAGAATTGGGTTCAATTGACTGTTAGACCGGTATACGCTGTTGGCGTAACGTTGACTGAAATTAAGCTATATGACCTCGTTAAGTTGGCTTTGAGGTATAGGCCAGACTACCTCATTGTGGGTGAGATTAGGGGGGAGGAGGCATTCGTATTATTCCAAGCTATGGCTACTGGGCATGGTGGATTATCAACAATACATGCTGAATCCCTAGATTACGCCATTAAGAGGATTATATCGCCACCAATGAACATCGCCCCAACATACGTGAAATTAATGAACATATTCCTACACATAGATAGGGTTGCAATGGAGGGGGTTGGTAGAACTGTTAGGAGGGTTAGGGTTGTTCAGGAGATTGAGGATTACGAGAAGTATAGAACCATATCCACATGGAGTCCTGAAAAGGATGAGCATGTAGTCAATTTGGAGAATTCATGGTTAATAAGGGATGTTAGTGCAAAGACTGGTAAGAGTGTCGAGGAGCTTATGGAGGAAATTGAGAGGAGGAGTATGATTTTAAGGTGGCTTAGGATGAAGGGGGTATACGACTTCATGGAGGTAAGCAGATACATATTCAGATACCACTACAACCCAAAGGAACTATACAATGAAGCTTTAACGGAAATTGGAAGCTTAAGGTAG